In a genomic window of Microterricola viridarii:
- a CDS encoding LacI family DNA-binding transcriptional regulator, whose product MTRESETSMELAVPPRDRASINDVARRAGVSAQTVSRVANGMNNVRPATRERVLAAMNELSYRPNSAARNLKAGRFRSIGLVTFNMTTLGNERTLNAVAESASAAGYTTILLPVADPTQSEVAGAFGRLQEQAVDGIILIMSAEIGSPEELRLTAGLPLVIVDSDATQPYTIVDTDQEQGARLATQHLIDLGHREIAHVTGPASSYSARRRAEAYRSVLTEAGLTVPPTLVGDWTAASGLARGREIAASEHPPTAVFVANDQMALGVLHAFHERGWKVPEQISVVGFDDSDDAEAYWPALTTVHQNFDEVGQRATSLLISLIDGEPAPQNALVQTHLVVRDSTAPARTS is encoded by the coding sequence ATGACGCGTGAATCAGAGACTTCGATGGAGCTTGCCGTGCCCCCGCGGGACCGTGCGTCGATCAATGATGTCGCACGGCGGGCGGGCGTGTCGGCGCAGACCGTGTCGCGGGTTGCGAACGGAATGAACAATGTGCGGCCGGCCACCCGGGAGCGCGTGCTTGCCGCCATGAACGAGCTCAGCTACCGCCCGAACAGCGCCGCTCGCAACCTCAAGGCCGGTCGTTTCCGCAGCATCGGCCTGGTCACGTTCAACATGACGACGCTCGGCAACGAGCGCACCCTCAACGCCGTGGCCGAATCGGCGTCCGCCGCCGGATACACGACGATCCTGCTGCCGGTCGCCGACCCCACCCAGAGCGAGGTTGCCGGTGCATTCGGCAGGCTGCAGGAGCAGGCCGTCGACGGCATCATCCTGATCATGTCCGCCGAGATTGGCTCCCCGGAGGAGTTGCGGCTCACGGCCGGGCTGCCGCTGGTCATCGTCGACTCCGACGCGACCCAGCCGTACACGATCGTCGACACCGACCAGGAGCAGGGCGCCCGGCTGGCCACGCAGCACCTGATCGACCTCGGCCACCGTGAGATCGCGCACGTCACCGGCCCGGCGTCCTCGTACTCGGCCAGACGCCGCGCCGAGGCGTACCGCAGCGTGCTGACCGAGGCCGGGCTGACCGTCCCGCCGACGCTCGTCGGGGACTGGACCGCGGCGTCGGGCCTGGCCCGCGGGCGCGAGATCGCGGCGTCCGAGCACCCGCCGACCGCCGTGTTCGTCGCGAACGACCAGATGGCGCTCGGAGTCTTGCACGCATTCCACGAGCGCGGGTGGAAGGTCCCGGAGCAGATCAGCGTGGTCGGCTTCGACGATTCTGACGACGCCGAGGCGTACTGGCCGGCCCTCACCACCGTGCACCAGAACTTCGACGAGGTCGGACAGCGGGCGACGAGCCTGCTCATCTCGCTGATCGACGGGGAGCCGGCGCCGCAGAACGCGCTCGTGCAGACCCACCTGGTCGTGCGCGACAGCACCGCCCCTGCCCGCACGAGCTAG
- a CDS encoding alpha-galactosidase translates to MATHPALGVTLRSAGTALVLDLSDGQIPAVLHWGADCGELSAAGYLALRDAGELPLAPSEPDVPVRVSLLPEHGAGWFGRPGLSGSRSGTAWSPHWQTTLLTLDGVALDPASAGTVLNHGAGTLIATAEDAAGGLGLTLTVELTAAGVVRTRAAVQNLGDGEYQLDELLLCLPTPITASEVLDFAGRWGQERAPQRHAMTVGTHRREGRLGRTGLDAATILHAGTPGFGFARGEVWGIHTAWSGNHVHQLERVLSGVQLLGGGELLLPGEVRLARGESYESPWVYGIYGDGLDESARRMHRQLRARPGHAAGERPVTLNTWEAVYFDHDLDTLRELADTAAELGFERFVLDDGWFGSRRDDHSGLGDWFVSPDAWPNGLHPLIDHVRGLGMQFGIWFEPEMINVDSELARAHPEWIMATGARLPIEARHQQALNLGIPECYAHILGAMCAVLDEYEISYIKWDHNRNLVDAGTLPSGRPGVHAQTLAFYRLVAELKSRYPGLEIESCSSGGGRIDMGALENTDRVWVSDNNDPLDRQRINRWTSQLVPPEMMGTHIASQTSHTTGRTHTLSFRALTAVFGHLGVEWDFRRSTAEELAELREWIALYKQSRALLHDGDIVRLDHSDETVAVHGVVARDRSAALFSLASLAASAVSNPGRIRFPGLDPAAGYRVEPLPVGSTLQSLVPAPWWADAPLELSGAALGTVGLAAPLLRPEQGVLFRVTRVG, encoded by the coding sequence ATGGCCACCCATCCCGCACTCGGCGTCACACTTCGCTCCGCCGGCACCGCGCTCGTGCTCGACCTCAGCGACGGGCAGATCCCGGCGGTCCTGCACTGGGGGGCCGACTGCGGCGAGCTCTCGGCAGCCGGCTACCTCGCACTGCGGGACGCTGGCGAGCTGCCGCTCGCGCCCAGCGAGCCCGACGTGCCGGTGCGGGTGTCGCTGCTCCCCGAGCACGGCGCGGGCTGGTTCGGCCGCCCGGGGCTGAGCGGCTCCCGCTCCGGCACCGCGTGGTCTCCGCACTGGCAGACCACTCTCCTCACGCTGGACGGTGTGGCGCTGGACCCGGCATCCGCCGGGACAGTCCTCAACCACGGCGCGGGCACCCTCATCGCCACCGCCGAGGACGCGGCGGGCGGGCTGGGGCTGACGCTCACTGTCGAGCTCACCGCGGCGGGGGTGGTGCGCACCCGCGCCGCCGTGCAGAACCTCGGCGATGGGGAGTACCAGCTCGACGAGCTGCTGCTCTGCCTGCCGACCCCGATCACCGCCAGCGAGGTGCTCGACTTCGCCGGGCGCTGGGGCCAGGAGCGCGCGCCGCAGCGCCACGCGATGACGGTCGGCACGCACCGCCGCGAGGGTCGCCTGGGCCGCACCGGGCTCGACGCGGCGACGATCCTGCACGCCGGCACCCCCGGCTTTGGCTTCGCGCGCGGCGAGGTCTGGGGCATCCACACGGCATGGTCTGGCAACCACGTGCACCAGCTCGAACGGGTGCTGAGCGGCGTGCAGCTGCTCGGCGGCGGCGAGCTGCTGCTGCCCGGCGAGGTGCGGCTCGCCCGCGGCGAGAGCTACGAGAGCCCGTGGGTGTACGGCATCTACGGAGACGGGCTCGACGAGTCGGCGCGCCGCATGCACCGGCAGCTGCGCGCCCGGCCGGGGCACGCGGCGGGCGAGCGCCCGGTCACCCTGAACACCTGGGAGGCCGTCTACTTCGACCACGATCTCGACACCCTGCGCGAACTCGCCGACACAGCCGCCGAGCTGGGCTTCGAGCGCTTCGTGCTCGACGACGGCTGGTTCGGCAGCCGCCGCGACGACCACTCCGGGCTGGGCGACTGGTTCGTCTCGCCGGACGCCTGGCCGAACGGGCTGCACCCGCTGATCGACCACGTGCGCGGCCTCGGCATGCAGTTCGGGATCTGGTTCGAGCCGGAGATGATCAACGTCGACTCCGAGCTGGCCCGGGCGCACCCCGAGTGGATCATGGCCACCGGCGCCCGGCTGCCGATCGAGGCCAGGCACCAGCAGGCCCTGAACCTCGGAATCCCGGAGTGCTACGCGCACATCCTGGGCGCGATGTGCGCCGTCCTCGACGAGTACGAGATCTCCTACATCAAGTGGGACCACAACCGGAACCTCGTGGATGCCGGCACGCTGCCGAGCGGCCGGCCGGGTGTGCACGCGCAGACCCTCGCCTTCTACCGGCTCGTCGCCGAGCTGAAGTCGCGCTACCCCGGCCTCGAGATCGAGTCCTGTTCGTCCGGCGGCGGCCGGATCGACATGGGCGCACTGGAGAACACCGACCGCGTCTGGGTCTCCGACAACAACGACCCGCTCGACCGCCAGCGGATCAACCGCTGGACCAGCCAGCTGGTGCCGCCGGAGATGATGGGCACCCACATCGCCTCGCAGACCTCGCACACGACCGGGCGCACGCACACACTGTCGTTCCGCGCGCTGACCGCCGTGTTCGGCCACCTCGGCGTCGAGTGGGACTTCCGCCGCTCCACCGCGGAGGAGCTGGCCGAGCTGCGGGAGTGGATCGCGCTGTACAAGCAGAGCCGGGCGCTGCTGCACGACGGCGACATCGTGCGGCTGGACCACTCCGACGAGACGGTGGCGGTGCACGGCGTCGTCGCGCGCGACCGGTCGGCCGCCCTGTTCTCGCTCGCCTCGCTGGCGGCATCCGCCGTCTCGAATCCCGGTCGGATCCGCTTCCCAGGGCTCGACCCGGCTGCCGGCTACCGCGTGGAGCCGCTGCCGGTCGGATCGACGCTGCAGAGCCTGGTGCCCGCCCCGTGGTGGGCCGACGCCCCGCTCGAGCTGAGCGGCGCCGCGCTCGGCACCGTCGGGCTCGCCGCCCCGCTGCTGCGACCGGAGCAGGGCGTGCTGTTCCGGGTCACCCGCGTCGGCTGA
- a CDS encoding MFS transporter, protein MTDATTPDTAETVLPAGDQKARFAAFRHPHARRFILSGTVAMMGDNIEHVISYWVMWQLFHSPLLAGFAVVSHWLPHLFLSVWFGGLADKYDCRRIIQIAQAAFITASLGWGVLFVAGILEPWHCCVLLVIHGLASAIWHPADQMMLYDIVGPKELPSAVRLNSTGRNVGMLLGPLVGATLLLTVGPNLGMFLNVLCFLPMVIVLIRMPYTGHTRVAAAPKVRLRLGEAFAEIARVRHNVPIMSMIVLSGSTSLLIGVALAPLMPDFAAQLGGANAGAAYSLLMAATAAGAVLGGVLLESSRRFRPTVRVAAVATLAYGLVIVVFALSHNYLLSLLALLVGGVVNLVSSSTAQTIVQLEAPPEERGRVIGLYGMASMGLRAGSGVTIGVLGAWIGIQWAVGAAGIALCLVAAVMLLVLWAKRVPAAPAVAG, encoded by the coding sequence ATGACGGATGCCACGACACCCGACACCGCCGAAACAGTGCTTCCGGCCGGCGACCAGAAGGCCCGCTTCGCCGCGTTCCGGCATCCGCACGCCCGCCGCTTCATCCTGAGCGGAACCGTCGCCATGATGGGCGACAACATCGAGCACGTCATCAGCTACTGGGTGATGTGGCAGCTGTTCCACTCGCCGCTGCTGGCCGGCTTCGCCGTCGTCAGCCATTGGCTGCCGCACCTCTTCCTCTCGGTCTGGTTCGGCGGGCTGGCAGACAAGTACGACTGCCGGCGCATCATCCAGATCGCGCAGGCGGCGTTCATCACGGCCTCCCTCGGCTGGGGCGTGCTCTTCGTCGCCGGCATCCTCGAGCCCTGGCACTGCTGCGTGCTGCTCGTGATCCACGGCCTGGCCAGCGCCATCTGGCACCCGGCCGACCAGATGATGCTCTACGACATCGTCGGCCCGAAGGAACTTCCGAGTGCGGTGCGGCTGAACTCCACCGGGCGCAACGTCGGCATGCTGCTCGGCCCGCTCGTCGGCGCGACCCTGCTGCTGACCGTCGGCCCGAACCTCGGCATGTTCCTCAACGTGCTCTGCTTCCTGCCGATGGTGATCGTGTTGATCCGGATGCCGTACACCGGCCACACCCGGGTGGCTGCGGCCCCGAAGGTGCGGCTGCGCCTCGGCGAGGCCTTCGCCGAGATCGCCCGGGTGCGGCACAACGTGCCGATCATGAGCATGATCGTGCTCTCCGGCTCGACCTCGCTGCTGATCGGCGTCGCGCTGGCCCCGCTCATGCCCGACTTCGCCGCACAGCTCGGCGGGGCGAACGCCGGAGCCGCCTACAGCCTGCTGATGGCGGCCACGGCGGCCGGGGCCGTGCTCGGCGGCGTGCTGCTGGAGTCGTCGCGCCGGTTCCGGCCGACGGTGCGGGTGGCGGCGGTGGCGACGCTGGCCTACGGGCTCGTCATTGTCGTGTTCGCACTCTCGCACAACTACCTGCTCTCGCTGCTTGCCCTGCTCGTCGGCGGCGTCGTGAATCTGGTGTCGTCGTCGACGGCGCAGACGATCGTGCAGCTGGAGGCGCCACCGGAAGAGCGCGGCCGGGTGATCGGGCTCTACGGCATGGCCAGCATGGGCCTGCGGGCCGGCAGCGGCGTGACGATCGGCGTGCTCGGCGCGTGGATCGGCATCCAGTGGGCGGTCGGGGCCGCCGGCATCGCGCTCTGCCTCGTCGCCGCGGTGATGCTGCTGGTGCTGTGGGCGAAGCGGGTGCCGGCGGCCCCCGCCGTCGCGGGCTGA
- a CDS encoding glycine--tRNA ligase: MAAPSRLDAVIALARHRGFVFQAGEIYGGSRSAWDYGPLGTELKENIKRQWWRFMVQSREDVVGLDSSVILPKQVWEASGHVEVFSDPLVECQSCHKRFRADHLEEEFEEKKGRAPENGLDDIACPNCGNRHTWTEPRAFSGLLKTFLGPVDDESGMHYLRPETAQGIFVNFANVLQASRLKPPFGIGQIGKSFRNEITPGNFIFRTREFEQMEMEFFVEPGTDEQWQEYWMEQRMSWYTGLGIDPENLRFYEHPQEKLSHYSKRTVDIEYRFGFTGSEFGELEGIANRTDFDLKTHSEKSGKDLSFFDQTKNERWTPYVIEPAAGLTRSLMAFLVDAYHEEEVPNAKGGVDTRTVLKLDPRLAPIKAAILPLSRNERLSPMARELAAELRQSWNIDFDDAGAIGRRYRRQDEIGTPFCITVDFDSLDDRAVTVRDRDTMQQERVPLDTLYVYLAERLKGA, translated from the coding sequence ATGGCCGCACCCAGCCGTCTCGACGCCGTCATTGCCCTCGCCCGCCACCGCGGATTCGTTTTCCAGGCTGGTGAGATCTACGGAGGTTCGCGTTCGGCCTGGGACTACGGGCCGCTCGGCACCGAGCTCAAGGAGAACATCAAGCGCCAGTGGTGGCGCTTCATGGTGCAGAGCCGCGAGGACGTCGTCGGCCTGGACTCCAGCGTCATCCTGCCCAAGCAGGTGTGGGAGGCATCCGGCCACGTCGAGGTCTTCAGCGACCCGCTGGTCGAGTGCCAGAGCTGCCACAAGCGCTTCCGCGCCGACCACCTGGAAGAGGAGTTCGAGGAGAAGAAGGGCCGCGCGCCCGAGAACGGCCTCGACGACATCGCCTGCCCCAACTGCGGCAACCGCCACACCTGGACAGAGCCGCGCGCCTTCTCCGGCCTGCTGAAGACCTTCCTCGGCCCGGTCGACGACGAGTCCGGCATGCACTACCTGCGCCCCGAGACGGCCCAGGGCATCTTCGTGAACTTCGCCAACGTGCTGCAGGCCTCGCGCCTGAAGCCCCCGTTCGGAATCGGCCAGATCGGCAAGAGCTTCCGCAACGAGATCACACCCGGAAACTTCATCTTCCGCACCCGCGAGTTCGAGCAGATGGAGATGGAGTTCTTCGTCGAGCCCGGCACCGACGAGCAGTGGCAGGAGTACTGGATGGAGCAGCGGATGAGCTGGTACACCGGTCTCGGCATCGACCCGGAGAACCTGCGCTTCTACGAGCACCCGCAGGAGAAGCTCAGCCACTACTCCAAGCGCACCGTCGACATCGAGTACCGCTTCGGCTTCACCGGCAGCGAGTTCGGCGAGCTCGAGGGCATCGCCAACCGCACCGACTTCGACCTGAAGACGCACTCCGAGAAGTCCGGCAAGGACCTCTCCTTCTTCGACCAGACCAAGAACGAGCGCTGGACGCCGTACGTGATCGAGCCCGCGGCCGGCCTCACCCGCTCGCTGATGGCGTTCCTGGTCGACGCGTACCACGAGGAGGAGGTGCCGAACGCGAAGGGCGGCGTCGACACCCGCACCGTGCTCAAGCTCGACCCGCGCCTCGCGCCGATCAAGGCCGCCATCCTGCCGCTGTCGCGCAACGAGCGCCTCTCTCCGATGGCCCGCGAGCTGGCCGCCGAGCTGCGCCAGAGCTGGAACATCGACTTCGACGACGCCGGCGCCATCGGCCGCCGCTACCGCCGCCAAGACGAGATCGGCACCCCGTTCTGCATCACGGTCGACTTCGACTCGCTCGACGACCGTGCCGTCACCGTGCGCGACCGCGACACCATGCAGCAGGAGCGCGTGCCGCTCGACACACTGTACGTGTACCTGGCCGAGCGACTGAAGGGCGCCTAA
- a CDS encoding NUDIX hydrolase — MTSPLDPAALSDIHVAAVALIRDRRVLMVTARGRDVFFMPGGKIDPGETVRDAAAREAREEVSIELPTSALSELFVVTTQAHGEPEGRLVRMHVFGVDAAVAASVSPEPSAEVSALHWVTAAAVDRCPPAGADVLQRLAALGLID; from the coding sequence GTGACTTCCCCGCTGGATCCCGCCGCCCTGTCCGACATCCACGTGGCCGCCGTCGCCCTGATCCGCGACCGCCGGGTGCTCATGGTGACCGCCAGGGGGCGCGACGTGTTCTTCATGCCGGGCGGCAAGATCGACCCGGGCGAGACGGTTCGGGATGCCGCGGCGCGCGAGGCCCGCGAGGAGGTCTCGATCGAGCTGCCGACGAGCGCGCTCAGCGAGCTGTTCGTGGTGACCACGCAGGCACACGGCGAGCCGGAGGGTCGGCTCGTGCGGATGCACGTGTTCGGGGTGGACGCCGCCGTCGCGGCATCCGTCAGCCCGGAGCCGTCGGCTGAGGTGAGCGCCCTGCACTGGGTGACCGCGGCGGCGGTCGACCGCTGCCCGCCGGCCGGCGCCGACGTGCTGCAACGGCTGGCCGCCCTCGGGCTGATCGACTGA
- a CDS encoding serine hydrolase: MTSPAPQSERRVRQAALDRGRHQGGEANDNFGRGFSALADLAVNGVQLTARASDLATGRVLFSVDDHVSVPTAGIGKVLLLIEVAAQMSDPDFEPAMAGGLAILDRAAGDAVGAEGLWQHLQAPSLPVADLAALVGASGDNLASNVLLRVVGLDAVRTRAESLGLSRTALLDIVRDRRGPDDAPQLSVGSAGELAALFTALARGEVVSPEVSQRVVGWLSLHSDLSMVASAFGLVPLAHRASDHGLLLVNMTGTAAGIRSEVGVLRGPRAGVSYMVSMQFADTTLAARLEVLDGMRQVGLDLLEYVH, encoded by the coding sequence TTGACCAGCCCTGCCCCGCAGTCGGAACGCCGCGTGCGCCAGGCTGCGCTCGATCGGGGCCGGCACCAGGGCGGCGAGGCGAACGACAACTTCGGCCGCGGCTTCTCGGCACTCGCCGATCTCGCTGTCAACGGCGTGCAGTTGACGGCCCGCGCCAGCGACCTCGCCACCGGGCGCGTGCTCTTCTCCGTCGACGACCACGTCTCTGTGCCCACCGCCGGCATCGGCAAGGTGCTGCTGCTCATCGAGGTAGCCGCCCAGATGAGCGACCCCGATTTCGAGCCGGCGATGGCCGGCGGGCTGGCGATCCTGGACCGTGCGGCCGGCGACGCCGTCGGTGCGGAGGGCCTGTGGCAGCACCTGCAGGCGCCGTCGCTGCCGGTTGCCGACCTGGCCGCCCTGGTGGGGGCATCCGGCGACAACCTGGCCAGCAATGTGCTGCTGCGGGTCGTCGGCCTCGACGCCGTGCGCACCCGGGCCGAGTCGCTCGGGCTCAGCCGCACCGCGCTGTTGGACATCGTGCGCGACCGGCGTGGGCCGGATGACGCCCCGCAGCTCTCGGTCGGCTCGGCCGGCGAGCTCGCCGCCCTGTTCACCGCGCTCGCCCGCGGTGAAGTCGTCAGCCCGGAAGTCTCGCAGCGGGTCGTCGGCTGGCTCTCGCTGCACTCCGACCTCTCCATGGTCGCCAGCGCCTTCGGCCTGGTGCCGCTCGCGCACCGCGCGAGCGACCACGGCCTGCTGCTGGTGAACATGACGGGCACCGCCGCCGGCATCCGCAGCGAGGTCGGCGTGCTGCGCGGCCCGCGCGCCGGCGTCAGCTACATGGTGTCGATGCAGTTCGCCGACACCACGCTCGCGGCTCGGCTCGAGGTGCTCGACGGCATGCGCCAGGTCGGCCTGGACCTGCTGGAGTACGTGCACTGA